A single window of Neurospora crassa OR74A linkage group VII, whole genome shotgun sequence DNA harbors:
- a CDS encoding AT DNA binding protein — MPKRKSTHAESEPEQATRRRSSRLSKGVEPTEEVMAPVKEEKPQALSTGKKGGRKPAAVKEEEENEEKKVEPPTTTTTTTTTDTPARQYWLLKAEPLPRLENGYDVHFSIDDLAARTSPEPWDGIRNYSARNNLRSMRVGDLAFFYHSNCANPGIVGVMEIVREAEEDWTAVDPKAAYFDPKSKKAKEEGKENPWSLVHVEFREKFERELGLKELREWGKGGGPLEGMELLRLGRLSVSRVGEEEWEFLMDKAGGRTGR, encoded by the exons ATGCCGAAAAGGAAATCCACCCACGCCGAGTCTGAGCCTGAGCAGGCGACGCGTCGACGTTCCTCGCGGTTGAGCAAGGGTGTAGAGCCAACTGAGGAAGTTATGGCGCCggtgaaagaagagaagcccCAAGCACTTTCTACTGGGAAGAAGGGCGGGAGGAAACCAGCTGCtgtgaaggaagaggaggagaatgagGAGAAGAAAGTGGAG cctcccaccaccaccaccaccaccaccaccacagacACCCCAGCCCGACAATACTGGCTCCTCAAAGCCGAACCCCTCCCCCGTCTTGAAAACGGCTACGACGTCCACTTCTCCATCGACGACCTCGCCGCCCGCACCTCCCCCGAACCCTGGGACGGCATCCGCAACTACTCAGCCCGCAACAACCTACGCTCGATGCGTGTTGGCGATCTTGCCTTTTTCTACCACTCCAACTGTGCCAACCCAGGCATCGTGGGCGTCATGGAGATTGTGCGCGAAGCCGAGGAAGACTGGACGGCTGTTGACCCAAAGGCTGCTTATTTCGATCCAAAGTCTaaaaaggccaaggaggagggcaaaGAGAATCCGTGGAGTTTGGTGCATGTGGAGTTTAGGGAAAAGTTCGAGAGGGAATTGGGACTGAAGGAGTTGAGAGAgtggggaaaggggggagggcCGTTGGAGGGAATGGAGTTGTTAAGGCTGGGGAGGTTGAGTGTCAGTCgggttggggaggaggagtgggagtTCTTGATGGACAAGGCTGGGGGGAGGACGGGGAGGTGA
- a CDS encoding calcofluor white hypersensitive protein produces the protein MASSRYKDKDAGVVLSFNGQWISWTHTVVAYAAFLSALIIGCALHYHKIVKNEWYGYPDEWFPSVSATIGDRYPERSIFMIFIAITSGPRFALVGLWYLLTAKPGRVLPKAIAISGVIRTLTCGGWTYITSTDDHDWHDILMILYIVFTIPWTTGCIALSPPNAKAIKYRKWIAGSFFGTLVPLVYFFIQHKVHRVAGAYTVYAFFEWALILFDVAFDAVTALDFDTFEVVVKDVKGASKGANASSVPAAVLEKEKEKATAGVYSAGFNLGPALDIAADVYHGFVFWSTLTSLGLVIWYFPLWHMGISGYEAFVMATISPVLLGIRPLRSLIVNNQRLFHVLSLAGLLAYKVHDPVYRLFTVGFGVFMGCLAWAATWSSDSVHPSRLESRVIAWLAGLLMSSIAKFAWYTNNPIWPVMHAENGGWNGTGLVLAILAVLRFTRKAPLNSWGVSQQKNGSSLLSAIGIGGLFFAIHSLLSDTSTMILWVWGGFPVRGPVSNVHAYYTIAAMTGGLLIGVFRPGMITNWTAYGVACVGAAMLTLYEQWFGYYGALILTTYLMAIAVPMISKAAKKNPAVTFGVGFLFYNLLVLFHVWVVAYAFVPGGPYVREHTDWIMLTTMLTIGAGVFDLVSGQANHKYAASTDRRSSPLGHRKYHVGILGLLNILFLVANFLRFPSYDYKPYHAEDRLFTAGIWTIHFSLDNDMWSSEYRMRDLIKELEVDVIGLLESDLQRIIMGNRDTTQFLAEDLGMYVDYGPGPNKHTWGAALLSKFPILNSTHHLLPSPVGELAPAIHATLDVYGSLVDVFVFHSGQEEDPEDRRLQSEYLAKLMGSIPADRPALLLSYLVTKPLEGNYNTYVSDISGMHDVDYTDWDRWCEYILYKNLLRTGYARVSRSTITDTELQVAKFIVPKDDADKGRILAASKEQRDRRVEEQQVPDGWRFPALFRGEGVRGHHYHVFDEPRYYFYF, from the exons ATGGCGTCGTCCAGGtacaaggacaaggatgcCGGCGTCGTGCTCTCCTTCAACGGCCAATGGATCAGCTGGACACACACTGTCGTGGCCTATG CTGCCTTCCTTAGCGCCCTCATCATCGGATGCGCCCTCCACTACCACAAGATCGTGAAGAACGAGTGGTATGGCTACCCTGACGAGTGGTTTCCCTCTGTCTCTGCCACCATTGGCGACCGATATCCCGAACGATCTATATTCATGATCTTTATCGCCATCACTTCCG GTCCGAGATTCGCCCTTGTTGGACTTTGGTATCTCTTGACTGCCAAGCCCGGCCGTGTTCTCCCCAAGGCAATTGCGATTTCCGGTGTCATCCGAACTCTTACTTGCGGCGGCTGGACCTACATCACCTCGACCGACGACCATGACTGGCATGATATCCTCATGATCTTGTACATCGTCTTTACAATCCCTTGGACTACCGGATGCATTGCGCTGAGCCCTCCAAACGCAAAGGCGATCAAGTACAGAAAGTGGATTGCCGGTAGCTTCTTTGGCACCTTGGTTCCCTTGGTATACTTCTTTATCCAGCACAAGGTCCACCGTGTGGCCGGAG CCTACACCGTTTACGCTTTCTTCGAATGGGCCCTCATTCTCTTCGATGTTGCCTTTGATGCGGTAACTGCTTTGGACTTTGACACGTTCGAGGTGGTTGTCAAGGATGTCAAGGGCGCGAGCAAGGG TGCCAACGCCTCGTCCGTTCCTGCTGCCGTACTTGAGAAGGA gaaggagaaggccacTGCCGGCGTATACTCTGCCGGGTTCAACCTGGGCCCTGCTCTCGACATTGCCGCTGATGTTTACCATGGC TTCGTCTTCTGGTCCACCCTGACCAGCTTGGGTCTTGTCATCTGGT ATTTCCCTCTCTGGCACATGGGTATATCTGGCTACGAAGCCTTCGTCATGGCCACCATTTCTCCCGTTCTTCTCGGCATTCGGCCTTTGCGCTCCCTCATTGTCAACAACCAGCGCCTCTTCCATGTCCTCTCGCTCGCTGGTTTGTTGGCCTACAAGGTCCACGACCCCGTCTACCGCCTCTTCACTGTCGGTTTCGGTGTCTTTATGGGCTGCCTTGCTTGGGCTGCTACTTGGTCTTCGGACTCTGTGCATCCTTCTAGGCTCGAGAGCCGCGTCATTGCTTGGCTCGCCGGTCTTCTCATGTCCTCCATTGCCAAGTTCGCCTGGTACACCAATAATCCAATCTGGCCCGTCATGCACGCCGAGAACGGTGGGTGGAACGGGACTGGTCTTGTTCTTGCCATCTTGGCTGTGCTCAGGTTCACTCGCAAGGCTCCCCTTAACAGCTGGGGCGTCAGCCAGCAGAAGAATGGCTCTTCCCTCCTTTCCGCCATTGGCATTGGTGGTCTCTTCTTCGCCATCCACTCCCTGCTCTCGGATACCAGCACCATGATTCTCTGGGTTTGGGGTGGCTTCCCTGTCCGTGGCCCTGTCTCCAACGTTCATGCCTACTACACCATTGCTGCCATGACAGGCGGTCTTCTCATCGGTGTCTTCAGGCCTGGCATGATTACCAATTGGACCGCATACGGTGTTGCCTGCGTTGGTGCTGCCATGCTCACCTTGTATGAGCAGTGGTTCGGCTACTATGGCGCCTTGATCCTGACCACCTACCTCATGGCCATCGCCGTGCCCATGATCAGCAAGGCTGCCAAGAAGAACCCAGCTGTCACTTTTGGTGTCGGCTTCTTGTTCTACAACCTCCTTGTCCTCTTCCACGTTTGGGTGGTAGCCTACGCTTTCGTCCCTGGTGGCCCTTACGTCCGCGAACACACCGATTGGATCATGCTCACCACTATGCTCACCATCGGCGCCGGTGTCTTTGACCTCGTTTCGGGACAAGCCAACCACAAGTACGCTGCTTCCACTGACCGTCGCAGCTCTCCTCTTGGCCACCGCAAGTACCACGTTGGcatcctcggcctcctcaaCATTCTTTTCCTCGTCGCCAACTTCCTCCGCTTCCCCTCGTATGACTACAAGCCCTACCACGCCGAAGACCGTCTCTTCACGGCCGGCATTTGGACCATCCACTTTTCGCTCGACAACGACATGTGGTCTTCTGAGTACCGCATGCGCGACCTCATCAAGGAGTTGGAGGTTGATGTCATCGGCCTTTTGGAATCTGATCTCCAGCGAATCATCATGGGCAATCGCGACACCACCCAGTTCCTCGCCGAGGACCTTGGTATGTACGTTGACTACGGTCCGGGTCCCAACAAGCACACGTGGGGTGCCGCTTTGCTCTCCAAGTTCCCGATTCTCAACTCCACCCACCATTTGCTTCCCTCTCCCGTGGGTGAACTCGCTCCCGCAATCCACGCCACGCTCGATGTCTACGGCTCCCTAGTGGACGTCTTTGTCTTCCACtccggccaagaagaagaccccGAGGACCGCCGTCTCCAATCCGAATACCTCGCCAAACTCATGGGCTCCATCCCGGCCGACCGGCCCGCCCTTCTGCTTTCTTATCTCGTTACCAAGCCCCTGGAAGGAAACTACAACACGTACGTCTCCGACATTTCGGGCATGCACGATGTCGACTACACGGATTGGGACAGATGGTGCGagtatatcctttataagaATCTTCTCCGCACTGGCTACGCCCGCGTGAGCAGGTCAACCATTACAGACACGGAGTTGCAGGTTGCCAAGTTTATCGTGCCCAAAGACGATGCGGATAAGGGGAGGATATTGGCGGCGAGCAAGGAACAGAGGGATAGGAGGGTAGAAGAACAGCAGGTGCCGGATGGGTGGAGGTTCCCGGCGCTGTTTAGGGGCGAGGGAGTCAGGGGGCATCATTATCATGTCTTTGATGAACCTAggtactatttttatttctaa
- a CDS encoding SesB protein, giving the protein MAIPHHLPRYRCGNLFQMFLFNIVFVHGFTGHPKSTWTLEAAKVQQRTRAGGQHGCDVFWPQDLLPTTVPSARILTYGYDTRIRHFVLGQISKNSVPDHGRDFLNTLEAWRRSSDEASRPLIFVAHSLGGLVVREALKQANHFRTTHPHNYAVLSSTIALMFFGTPHRGADPRSILHRVLSASVIRIGMSVNRHIVDTLLPSVNKQSELDDFRMLALEANLQVYSFQEEVGLGLLLGKKVVGYYSSYLGPPVIETIQHIGDNHMDMCRFYGFDDPGYFKVAAAFQRILASITAVCIRANPSSADERLNRVGIMAGPSDVAARTFQRLVAPHTPLARTVDKIQSVGKAVSRLTDV; this is encoded by the exons ATGGCTATCCCCCATCATTTACCCAGATATCGATGCGGCAACCTCTTCCAAATGTTTCTCTTCAA TATTGTCTTTGTGCACGGTTTTACAGGGCACCCTAAATCGACGTGGACGCTCGAGGCGGCCAAGGTCCAGCAACGGACCAGAGCAGGAGGACAACATGGCTGTGATGTGTTCTGGCCGCAAGACTTGCTGCCAACGACAGTTCCGAGCGCTCGAATTCTAACCTACGGCTATGACACCAGAATTCGCCACTTCGTTCTAGGGCAAATTAGCAAGAACTCGGTCCCAGACCACGGAAGGgactttttaaatactttggAAGCCTGGAGGAGATCGTCGGACGAGGCATCCCGCCCCCTCATCTTCGTCGCCCACAGCTTGGGAGGTTTGGTTGTCAGAGAAGCTCTCAAACAAGCCAATCATTTCCGTACCACACATCCACATAACTACGCCGTCCTTTCATCCACCATCGCACTCATGTTCTTCGGAACACCCCACCGCGGGGCTGATCCTCGGAGCATATTACACCGCGTCCTTTCAGCCTCCGTAATCAGGATCGGGATGAGCGTTAATAGACACATTGTCGATACCCTTCTTCCAAGTGTCAATAAACAGTCCGAACTCGATGATTTCAGGATGCTAGCATTGGAAGCAAACTTGCAAGTCTACTCGTTCCAAGAAGAAGTCGGCCTTGGACTACTACTTGGTAAAAAG GTTGTCGGGTACTATTCATCCTACCTTGGCCCACCTGTGATTGAGACCATACAGCACATCGGCGACAACCACATGGACATGTGTCGATTCTACGGTTTTGATGATCCGGGATACTTCAAGGTCGCGGCAGCTTTTCAACGGATTCTCGCTAGCATCACCGCAGTCTGTATCCGCGCAAACCCTTCTTCAGCTGACGAACGCTTGAACCGGGTTGGTATCATGGCAGGCCCTAGTGATGTTGCGGCACGAACTTTCCAACGACTAGTCGCACCTCACACGCCCCTCGCTCGAACTGTGGATAAGATTCAGTCAGTCGGAAAGGCTGTTTCTCGTCTTACCGATGTATGA
- a CDS encoding l-fucose permease encodes MFSREWWKRRSLRVRDDKVTKAAELSLRESLLPLCLVTILFFLWGFSYGLLDTLNKHFQETLHITKARSAGLQAAYFGAYPLASLGHAAYILRRFSYRAVFIWGLFLYGLGALLAIPCIKAKSFAGFCVCIFIIGNGLGSLETAANPYITVCGPPKYSEIRINFAQAFNGIGTVVAPVLGSYVFFGFDDNLALQNVQWVYLAIAVFVYILAVVFFLIELPEITDADMQHQAAETHAGDADQPFRKQYRLFHASFSQFCYTGAQIAIAGYFINYVTETRKNTDSALGAQFLAGAQGTFAVGRFAGAAIMHFVRPRKVFLLFLTACIIFVAPTITQRENTGMSLLYVTLFFESICFPTIMALGMRGLGRHTKRGSGFLVAGVFGGAVVPPLMGAVADMHDTAMSMVVPLAFFAVAWTYALAVNFWPWYRDTCDAFTTAEIGVRDREDGVVSKSVVDEEEAVGMEEQTVGEKGL; translated from the exons ATGTTCTCGAGAGAGTGGTGGAAGAGGCGCTCCTTGCGAGTGCGCGATGACAAGGTCACAAAGGCAGCCGAGCTCTCCCTCCGAGAatccctccttcccctctgCCTTGTcaccatcctcttcttcctctgggGCTTCAGCTATGGCCTGCTCGACACCCTGAACAAGCACTTTCAGGAGACACTCCACATCACAAAGGCGAGATCTGCTGGTCTTCAAGCCGCTTACTTTGG tGCCTACCCCCTCGCTTCCCTTGGCCATGCCGCCTACATTCTTCGCCGCTTCAGCTACCGTGCCGTCTTTATCTGGGGTCTCTTCCTCTATGGCCTCGGCGCCCTTCTCGCGATCCCGTGCATCAAGGCCAAGTCCTTCGCCGGCTTCTGTGTTTGCATCTTTATCATTGGCAACGGTCTGGGCTCTCTTGAGACGGCCGCCAACCCGTACATCACTGTATGCGGCCCGCCCAAGTACTCGGAAATCCGTATCAACTTTGCCCAGGCTTTCAACGGTATTGGTACCGTTGTAGCCCCCGTGCTCGGATCGTACGTCTTCTTCGGTTTCGACGATAACCTCGCCCTCCAAAACGTGCAGTGGGTGTACTTGGCCATCGCCGTCTTTGTCTACATCCTtgccgtcgtcttcttcctcatcgaaCTGCCCGAGATCACCGACGCAGACATGCAGCACCAGGCTGCTGAAACCCATGCTGGCGATGCCGACCAGCCATTCAGGAAACAATACCGCCTCTTCCACGCCTCGTTTTCCCAATTCTGCTACACGGGCGCGCAGATTGCCATTGCCGGTTACTTCATCAACTACGTGACGGAAACCCGCAAAAACACCGATTCCGCCTTGGGAGCTCAGTTCCTGGCTGGTGCTCAGGGGACATTCGCCGTTGGCCGCTTCGCCGGCGCAGCCATCATGCACTTCGTCCGCCCGCGCAAggttttccttctctttctcactGCATGCATCATCTTCGTCGCCCCTACCATCACCCAGAGAGAAAACACGGGCATGTCCCTGCTTTACGtcaccctcttcttcgagTCCATCTGCTTCCCCACCATCATGGCGCTGGGTATGCGCGGGCTCGGTAGGCACACAAAGCGCGGCTCAGGCTTCCTTGTTGCCGGTGTCTTTGGTGGCGCTGTGGTCCCCCCGCTGATGGGCGCCGTGGCGGATATGCATGATACGGCCATGAGTATGGTTGTTCCCCTAGCCTTCTTTGCTGTGGCGTGGACGTATGCGCTTGCCGTCAACTTTTGGCCGTGGTACAGGGATACCTGTGATGCCTTTACTACGGCGGAGATTGGTGTGAGGGACAGAGAGGATGGTGTTGTTTCCAAGTCGGTcgtggacgaggaggaagccgtGGGGATGGAAGAGCAGACAGTCGGCGAGAAGGGCCTGTAA